Proteins co-encoded in one Kocuria flava genomic window:
- a CDS encoding glutathione S-transferase family protein, with amino-acid sequence MSERSTKDSQHSTAGAYVHPGEEFTRDTAYIEDRIVRDPARAQLPEGARAWPVEAGRYRLVAARACPWANRTLIVRRLLGLEDAVSVGLPGPVHDARSWTFDLDPGGKDPVLGIERLQQAYFARFPDYPRGITVPAVVEIATGQVVTNDFPRITEDFAKEWTEHHREGAPDLWPAALEEEMRQVMHHVYTEVNNGVYRCGFAGSQQAYEKAYARLWAALDGLEERLATRRYLMGEHITEADVRLFTTLVRFDPVYHGHFKCSRHKLTEMPNLWAYARDLFQTPGFGDTVDFEQIKQHYYVVHEDINPSQIVPAGPALENWLDPHGRESLGGSPFGEGTAPGPVPEAERVAPAHTPLPA; translated from the coding sequence ATGTCAGAGCGCAGCACCAAGGACTCCCAGCACAGCACGGCAGGGGCCTACGTGCACCCGGGCGAGGAGTTCACCCGCGACACCGCCTACATCGAGGACCGGATCGTCCGCGACCCCGCCCGGGCGCAGCTGCCCGAGGGGGCCAGGGCCTGGCCGGTGGAGGCCGGCCGGTACCGCCTGGTCGCCGCCCGGGCCTGCCCCTGGGCCAACCGCACGCTCATCGTGCGGCGGCTGCTGGGCCTCGAGGACGCCGTCTCGGTGGGTCTGCCCGGACCCGTCCACGACGCCCGCTCGTGGACCTTCGACCTCGACCCCGGCGGGAAGGACCCGGTGCTGGGGATCGAGCGGCTCCAGCAGGCGTACTTCGCCCGCTTCCCCGACTACCCCCGGGGCATCACCGTGCCCGCGGTCGTGGAGATCGCGACCGGCCAGGTGGTCACCAACGACTTCCCGCGGATCACCGAGGACTTCGCCAAGGAGTGGACCGAGCACCACCGCGAGGGCGCGCCCGACCTGTGGCCCGCCGCGCTCGAGGAGGAGATGCGGCAGGTGATGCACCACGTGTACACGGAGGTCAACAACGGCGTGTACCGGTGCGGCTTCGCCGGGTCCCAGCAGGCCTACGAGAAGGCCTACGCCCGCCTGTGGGCCGCGCTCGACGGGCTCGAGGAGCGGCTCGCGACCCGCCGCTACCTCATGGGCGAGCACATCACCGAGGCGGACGTGCGGCTGTTCACCACGCTCGTGCGCTTCGACCCCGTCTACCACGGCCACTTCAAGTGCTCCCGCCACAAGCTCACCGAGATGCCGAACCTGTGGGCCTACGCCCGCGACCTGTTCCAGACGCCCGGCTTCGGGGACACGGTCGACTTCGAGCAGATCAAGCAGCACTACTACGTGGTCCACGAGGACATCAACCCCTCGCAGATCGTGCCGGCGGGCCCGGCGCTGGAGAACTGGCTCGACCCGCACGGGCGGGAGTCCCTGGGCGGTTCCCCGTTCGGCGAGGGCACCGCACCCGGGCCCGTGCCGGAGGCCGAGCGCGTGGCGCCCGCGCACACCCCGCTGCCGGCCTGA
- a CDS encoding MarR family winged helix-turn-helix transcriptional regulator, producing the protein MSPPASAEPADVDWLSDEEQRVWRAFLALSRGMATAIDRQLTRDSSLSSSEYEVLVLLSESPTGVVRSRDLLHGLGWERSRLSHLLSRMARRGLLERLTCDTDARGLDVRLTAEGRRAIEAAAPGHLETVRAALIDQLAPEEMDALLSVAHKVLPRLRELGLA; encoded by the coding sequence ATGAGCCCGCCCGCATCCGCCGAGCCCGCAGACGTCGACTGGCTCAGCGACGAGGAGCAGCGCGTGTGGCGCGCGTTCCTGGCCCTCTCGCGCGGCATGGCCACGGCGATCGACCGCCAGCTCACCCGGGACAGCTCGCTCTCCAGCTCCGAGTACGAGGTCCTCGTCCTGCTCTCCGAGAGCCCCACGGGCGTGGTGCGCTCCCGCGACCTGCTGCACGGGCTCGGCTGGGAGCGCAGCCGGCTCTCCCACCTGCTCTCGCGGATGGCCCGGCGAGGGCTGCTCGAGCGCCTGACCTGCGACACCGACGCCCGCGGGCTCGACGTCCGGCTCACCGCCGAGGGCCGTCGCGCCATCGAGGCCGCCGCGCCGGGACACCTGGAGACGGTGCGTGCGGCGCTGATCGACCAGCTCGCCCCCGAGGAGATGGACGCACTGCTGTCCGTGGCGCACAAGGTGCTGCCGCGCCTGCGCGAGCTGGGCCTGGCCTGA